Proteins from a single region of Ziziphus jujuba cultivar Dongzao chromosome 1, ASM3175591v1:
- the LOC132799321 gene encoding uncharacterized protein LOC132799321, with protein MTVDVLSFTFGLETAFSVWHAIEEQLLPATKEKEIYLTNRLMGLKKGSATLDKYLKNFNSICDNLSAIGKPVNDLDKCFHLSRGLGHTYQDFRLSMLSKPPYPTYMQFVLSLRSHEQVLSNFSGEKQGLNQEYAFVGQRSHGTGRGPGGRFSSHGRGFGPTSFSMPNHGGFSPTNFSIHNRGGSHFSTQGRGSYFSRNIAPAPVSNSTQTLKSSQKEAKKQSYVKYVVDPIILLPIVRTYMIL; from the coding sequence ATGACAGTAGATGTACTTAGCTTCACCTTCGGCCTGGAGACAGCTTTCAGTGTTTGGCATGCCATTGAAGAGCAACTGCTGCCAGCTACGAAGGAGAAGGAAATCTACTTAACTAATCGTTTGATGGGTTTGAAGAAAGGATCTGCAACCTTAGATAAGTATCTCAAAAACTTTAACTCTATTTGTGATAATTTATCTGCAATTGGAAAACCAGTGAATGACTTGGATAAATGCTTTCATTTATCTAGAGGATTAGGCCATACTTATCAAGATTTTAGGTTGTCTATGTTGTCAAAGCCCCCATATCCGACATACATGCAGTTTGTTCTCTCTTTAAGGTCTCATGAACAGGTTCTAAGTAATTTTTCAGGAGAAAAACAGGGCCTGAATCAAGAATATGCATTTGTTGGCCAACGAAGTCATGGAACAGGAAGAGGACCTGGTGGTAGATTCAGTTCCCATGGACGTGGTTTTGGACCCACAAGCTTCTCTATGCCAAATCATGGAGGTTTCAGTCCTACAAACTTTTCTATCCATAATCGTGGAGGAAGTCATTTTTCAACACAAGGCCGTGGCAGCTATTTTTCCCGTAATATAGCTCCTGCACCAGTTTCTAATAGCACTCAGACCTTGAAATCCTCTCAAAAAGAAGCAAAGAAGCAGTCATATGTCAAATATGTGGTAGACCCTATCATACTGCTTCCAATTGTTAGAACATATATGATCCTATAG